A region from the Lysobacter sp. BMK333-48F3 genome encodes:
- a CDS encoding TonB-dependent siderophore receptor, whose translation MFANRSLRSLAHSPLYLSLAISLAWPTSALAQDALAGPVDDATTLDAVQVNAYRTTTHAQGATKTDTPIAETAQSIAVIARDELDARGVQNLNEAMRYVAGVSLESGGIDNRVDDFRIRGYDAGSWSNNVTLDGMRAPQGSQWNRTMFDSWNLDRVEVLKGPSAVMYGQVAPGGMVNQVSKTPTPGQEQILQLGLDAHGQYSAAFDLGAGSADDAHLVRLVGLYRDGETQIDRTEQKHWFLAPSYTWQIAESTRLTLLGLYQRDDGGSTYQFLPMDGTLRATRYGRMKNTAFIGEPDWNTYDRRIWTAGWLFEHDFNPRWTLSQSARRTHADSLFRTVVTNGALNPDGRTQNRRATWGEGVSDGDTIDTRLQGRFDTGALVHTLIVGVDWQKADWHGGRGAMSNPRPIDIFKPVYTGYVPVTRSVSLSRGVNEQTGAYLQDQIAFGRWRVLLGGRYDWADDDTATATRTVATGAVTPWQRTRLRNEAFTGRAGLLYAGEGGWSPYLSYAESFQPPTTDINQSYARTPFEPITGKQWEGGLKYQPSAFDGLITLSAYDLRQQNILTDDPDPSHANCGATGAGRCQVQSGEGRVRGVELEGRLTPLQGFSVIGAAARMDSEVSRGAPDVQGKRLGMVPDWTASLWADYTVQGGALAGLGIAAGVRHNGESYGDSANLYRIPAYTVFDAAIRYRIDGADGRSTQLALNLGNLADKTYVSTCGGVSSCFYGTGRTLTATLRLGW comes from the coding sequence GTGTTCGCGAACCGAAGCCTGCGCTCGCTGGCGCACTCCCCGCTGTACCTCTCCCTCGCTATCTCGCTGGCCTGGCCGACTTCGGCGCTGGCGCAGGACGCGCTCGCCGGGCCGGTCGACGATGCGACGACCTTGGACGCGGTGCAGGTCAACGCCTATCGCACCACCACCCACGCCCAGGGCGCGACCAAGACCGATACGCCGATCGCCGAAACCGCGCAGTCGATCGCGGTGATCGCCCGCGACGAACTCGATGCGCGCGGGGTGCAGAACCTCAACGAGGCGATGCGCTACGTCGCCGGGGTGTCGCTGGAGAGCGGCGGCATCGACAACCGGGTCGACGACTTCCGCATCCGCGGCTACGACGCCGGCAGTTGGAGCAATAACGTCACCCTGGACGGGATGCGCGCGCCGCAGGGCAGCCAGTGGAACCGGACCATGTTCGACAGCTGGAACCTGGACCGGGTCGAGGTGCTGAAGGGACCGTCGGCGGTGATGTACGGCCAGGTCGCGCCCGGCGGCATGGTCAACCAGGTCAGCAAGACGCCGACGCCGGGGCAGGAACAGATCCTGCAGCTGGGCCTGGACGCGCACGGCCAATACAGCGCTGCGTTCGATCTGGGCGCCGGCAGCGCCGACGACGCGCACCTGGTGCGGCTGGTCGGCCTGTACCGCGACGGCGAGACCCAGATCGACCGCACCGAGCAGAAGCATTGGTTCCTGGCGCCCAGCTACACCTGGCAGATCGCCGAGAGCACCCGCCTGACCCTGCTCGGCCTGTACCAGCGCGACGACGGCGGTTCGACCTATCAGTTCCTGCCGATGGACGGCACCCTGCGCGCGACCCGCTACGGGCGGATGAAGAACACCGCCTTCATCGGCGAACCGGACTGGAATACCTACGACCGCCGCATCTGGACCGCGGGCTGGCTGTTCGAGCACGACTTCAACCCGCGCTGGACGCTGAGCCAGAGCGCGCGCCGCACCCACGCCGATTCCTTGTTCCGCACCGTGGTCACCAACGGCGCCTTGAACCCCGACGGCCGCACTCAGAACCGGCGCGCGACCTGGGGCGAGGGCGTGTCCGACGGCGACACGATCGATACCCGCCTGCAAGGCCGCTTCGACACCGGCGCGCTCGTCCACACCCTGATCGTCGGCGTCGATTGGCAGAAGGCCGACTGGCACGGCGGCCGCGGCGCGATGAGCAACCCGCGTCCGATCGACATCTTCAAGCCGGTCTATACCGGCTACGTGCCGGTCACCCGTTCGGTGTCGCTGTCGCGCGGCGTCAACGAGCAGACCGGCGCCTACCTGCAGGACCAGATCGCGTTCGGACGCTGGCGCGTGCTGCTCGGCGGCCGCTACGACTGGGCCGACGACGACACCGCGACCGCGACCCGCACGGTCGCCACCGGCGCGGTCACGCCGTGGCAGCGCACCCGGCTCAGGAACGAGGCCTTTACCGGCCGCGCCGGCCTGCTGTACGCCGGCGAGGGCGGCTGGTCGCCGTACCTGAGCTATGCCGAGTCGTTCCAGCCGCCGACCACCGACATCAACCAGAGCTACGCCCGTACGCCGTTCGAGCCGATCACCGGCAAGCAGTGGGAGGGCGGACTCAAGTACCAGCCCTCGGCCTTCGACGGCCTGATCACGCTGTCGGCCTACGACCTGCGCCAGCAGAACATCCTAACCGACGATCCCGACCCCAGCCATGCCAACTGCGGCGCCACCGGCGCCGGCCGCTGCCAGGTGCAAAGCGGCGAGGGCCGGGTGCGCGGCGTCGAGCTGGAAGGGCGGTTGACGCCGCTGCAAGGCTTCAGCGTGATCGGTGCGGCGGCGCGGATGGATTCGGAAGTCAGCCGCGGCGCGCCGGACGTGCAGGGCAAGCGCCTGGGCATGGTGCCGGACTGGACCGCCTCGCTGTGGGCCGACTACACCGTGCAGGGCGGCGCGCTGGCCGGGCTGGGCATCGCCGCCGGCGTGCGCCACAACGGCGAGAGCTACGGCGACAGCGCCAATCTGTACCGGATTCCGGCCTACACCGTATTCGATGCGGCGATCCGCTATCGCATCGACGGCGCCGACGGCAGGTCGACCCAGCTCGCGCTCAACCTCGGCAACCTCGCCGACAAGACCTACGTATCGACCTGCGGCGGCGTGTCCTCGTGTTTCTACGGCACCGGCCGCACGCTGACGGCGACGCTGCGGTTGGGCTGGTGA
- a CDS encoding MarR family transcriptional regulator — MAASRDIDILNLVNTVAHQATAGMQRALREAELGLVAMEARTLRFVARHPGCTQNDIVRESGRDKAQIARVIKALLDRGEIRRLADEPGEKRLRLQITDAGAATHRHAESLRGKVAQSLLRGLDAGERRSLQALLQRMTEAEP, encoded by the coding sequence ATGGCAGCCAGCCGCGACATCGACATCCTCAACCTGGTCAACACGGTGGCGCACCAGGCCACCGCCGGCATGCAGCGCGCGCTGCGCGAGGCCGAACTCGGCCTGGTCGCGATGGAGGCGCGCACCCTGCGTTTCGTCGCCCGCCATCCCGGCTGCACCCAGAACGACATCGTCCGCGAGAGCGGCCGCGACAAGGCGCAGATCGCCCGCGTCATCAAGGCCTTGCTGGACCGCGGCGAGATCCGCCGCCTGGCCGACGAGCCCGGCGAGAAGCGCCTGCGCCTGCAGATCACCGACGCCGGCGCGGCCACCCATCGCCATGCCGAGTCGCTGCGCGGCAAGGTCGCCCAGTCGCTGCTGCGCGGCCTGGACGCCGGCGAGCGCCGCAGCCTGCAAGCGCTGCTGCAGCGCATGACCGAAGCCGAGCCCTGA
- a CDS encoding aldehyde dehydrogenase family protein produces the protein MTPVSADTEAYDAHALDALRASLAQRPPALLIDGRWQAAASAAALQVDAPGDGLPLAHIAAGDARDIDLAVAAARRAFRHGPWPRLPATRRAALLFALADAIERERIELARLESLDAGHTLRSILAGDLALGLRSLRDYAGWATKIAGETPAQSADAGAMDYFLREPIGVAGLITPWNAPFLMVLQKLAAALAAGCTAVIKPAELAPLSALRIGELCLQVGIPAGVVNIVTGTGAAAGRALAEHPDVDLVSFTGSTAVGRSILAAAAHSNLKRVVLELGGKSPVLVFADADLDRAAAAIVAEIAFKSGQYCAAGSRVYVQACVREALIERMQAAMDRLRVGPGHLADSDMGPMISQAQRERALDIVGHSRAAGARLLRGGHALPGPGYYFEPTLLTDLTADMRAMREEIFAPALAVASFADDASLDQVAALANDSAYGLSAKLWARDVGTVHGLIRRLESGQVVVNGGGGEAVLPFGGVKQSGYGRENGHVGLSAFTEIKSVRLGY, from the coding sequence ATGACTCCAGTCTCCGCCGACACCGAAGCCTACGACGCTCACGCACTGGACGCGCTGCGGGCCTCGCTCGCGCAACGGCCGCCGGCGCTGCTGATCGACGGACGCTGGCAAGCCGCCGCATCCGCCGCCGCCCTCCAGGTCGACGCGCCGGGCGACGGCCTGCCGCTGGCGCACATCGCCGCCGGCGACGCGCGCGACATCGACCTGGCCGTCGCCGCGGCCCGGCGCGCGTTCCGCCACGGTCCCTGGCCGCGGCTGCCGGCGACGCGGCGCGCGGCGCTGTTGTTCGCCCTGGCCGACGCGATCGAACGCGAGCGGATCGAGTTGGCGCGGCTGGAGTCGCTCGACGCCGGCCATACCCTGCGCTCGATCCTCGCCGGCGACCTCGCCCTGGGCCTGCGCTCCTTGCGCGACTACGCCGGCTGGGCGACCAAGATCGCCGGCGAGACGCCGGCGCAGTCGGCCGATGCCGGGGCGATGGACTACTTCCTGCGCGAACCGATCGGCGTCGCCGGCCTGATCACGCCGTGGAATGCGCCGTTCCTGATGGTGCTGCAGAAACTCGCCGCCGCGCTGGCGGCCGGTTGCACCGCGGTGATCAAGCCGGCCGAACTGGCGCCGTTGAGCGCGCTGCGCATCGGCGAGTTGTGCCTGCAGGTCGGCATCCCCGCCGGCGTGGTCAACATCGTCACCGGCACCGGCGCTGCGGCGGGCCGGGCGCTGGCCGAGCATCCCGATGTCGACCTGGTCAGCTTCACCGGTTCGACCGCGGTCGGACGTTCGATCCTGGCCGCCGCCGCGCACAGCAACCTCAAGCGGGTGGTGCTGGAACTGGGCGGCAAATCGCCGGTGCTGGTGTTCGCCGACGCCGACCTGGACCGGGCCGCGGCCGCCATCGTCGCCGAGATCGCGTTCAAGAGCGGCCAGTACTGCGCCGCCGGCTCGCGCGTGTACGTGCAGGCCTGCGTGCGCGAGGCCTTGATCGAGCGCATGCAGGCGGCGATGGACCGGCTGCGGGTCGGTCCCGGCCACCTCGCCGACAGCGATATGGGGCCGATGATCTCGCAGGCCCAGCGCGAACGCGCCCTGGACATCGTCGGCCACAGCCGCGCCGCCGGCGCGCGCCTGTTGCGCGGCGGGCATGCGCTGCCCGGGCCGGGCTATTACTTCGAGCCGACCTTGTTGACCGACCTTACCGCCGACATGCGCGCGATGCGCGAAGAGATCTTCGCCCCCGCCTTGGCGGTCGCGTCGTTCGCCGACGACGCCTCGCTCGACCAGGTCGCAGCGCTGGCCAACGATTCGGCCTACGGGCTGTCGGCCAAACTGTGGGCGCGCGATGTGGGCACGGTGCACGGCCTGATCCGCCGGCTCGAATCCGGCCAGGTCGTGGTCAACGGCGGCGGCGGCGAGGCGGTGCTGCCGTTCGGCGGCGTGAAACAGTCCGGTTACGGCCGCGAGAACGGCCATGTCGGCCTGTCGGCCTTCACCGAAATCAAATCGGTGCGCCTGGGCTACTGA
- a CDS encoding DUF2894 domain-containing protein: MDDKAAQIVARLEAWRAQGADRAEPLRFHRIEALARRARSRDGEARRLLEARLEALAEDFAVVVQARAEAAMAEPPSAADSLAALARDAAGEAAARERSLGIDAAASSTPFPELGALAEFRTLWAGLRADSQLRQSLEQAPQNAGPLNSGRLVHRSLLLMREASPEYLQQFLSYVDTLAWIEHLQADGVIEPEDAPRPTGNGKRGRDKPRKRRE; the protein is encoded by the coding sequence GTGGACGATAAAGCCGCGCAGATCGTCGCCCGGCTCGAGGCCTGGCGCGCGCAAGGCGCCGACCGCGCCGAGCCCTTGCGTTTCCATCGCATCGAGGCCTTGGCCCGGCGCGCGCGCAGCCGCGACGGCGAGGCGCGGCGGTTGTTGGAGGCGCGCCTGGAGGCCTTGGCCGAGGACTTCGCCGTCGTGGTGCAGGCGCGCGCCGAGGCGGCGATGGCCGAACCGCCGTCGGCCGCCGATTCGCTCGCCGCGCTCGCCCGGGACGCGGCCGGCGAGGCCGCGGCGCGCGAACGCTCGCTCGGCATCGACGCGGCTGCTTCGTCGACGCCGTTTCCCGAACTCGGCGCGCTGGCGGAGTTCCGCACGCTGTGGGCCGGCCTGCGCGCAGACAGCCAGTTGCGGCAATCGCTGGAGCAGGCGCCGCAGAACGCCGGGCCGCTCAATTCCGGCCGGCTGGTGCACCGTTCGTTGCTGCTGATGCGCGAGGCCTCGCCGGAGTATCTGCAGCAGTTCCTGTCCTACGTCGATACCCTGGCCTGGATCGAGCACCTGCAGGCGGACGGGGTGATCGAGCCCGAGGATGCGCCGCGCCCGACGGGCAACGGCAAACGCGGCCGCGACAAGCCGCGCAAGCGGCGCGAATGA
- a CDS encoding OmpA family protein: protein MSVEFDEAEAGTSAPVWAAYADLMSVLLGVFVLILVGVIGAQLQLSDRLDQEVKRRQQEAQRRQTLEQALAGPLAAGRVTLVDGRIGISGSVLFALNSDQLQPEGRELLKSLAGPLAGYLRSRDEILMVSGFTDDRQVSQDNRQFADNWELSAQRALTVTRALIAEGVPSGSLFAAAFGAEQPVGSNADEAGRSRNRRVEIAPVPQPSKTGTAARGR from the coding sequence ATGAGCGTGGAGTTCGACGAGGCCGAAGCCGGCACTTCGGCGCCGGTCTGGGCCGCCTATGCCGACCTGATGTCGGTGCTGCTGGGCGTGTTCGTGCTGATCCTGGTCGGCGTGATCGGCGCGCAGCTGCAGCTGTCCGACCGCCTCGACCAGGAGGTCAAGCGCCGGCAGCAGGAGGCGCAGCGCCGCCAGACCCTGGAGCAGGCCCTGGCCGGGCCCTTGGCCGCGGGCCGGGTGACCCTGGTCGATGGCCGCATCGGCATCAGCGGCAGCGTGCTGTTCGCGTTGAATTCCGACCAACTGCAGCCGGAAGGGCGCGAACTGCTCAAGAGCCTGGCCGGTCCGCTGGCCGGATATCTGCGCTCGCGCGACGAGATCCTGATGGTCAGCGGCTTCACCGACGACCGCCAGGTCAGCCAGGACAACCGGCAGTTCGCCGACAACTGGGAACTGTCGGCGCAGCGCGCGCTGACCGTGACCCGCGCGTTGATCGCCGAGGGCGTGCCCTCGGGGTCGCTGTTCGCGGCCGCGTTCGGCGCCGAACAGCCGGTCGGCTCGAACGCCGACGAGGCCGGCCGCAGCCGGAACCGGCGGGTGGAAATCGCGCCGGTGCCGCAGCCGTCCAAGACCGGCACGGCCGCGCGTGGACGATAA
- a CDS encoding DUF802 domain-containing protein produces MSKHPLHAFVFLAGLAAIVWVAAGYVGSHPLALSVAVLIGACYCAGAFELHRYRQATGSLRSALDGLSAPPPALGEWLQALDPSLRQAVRLRVEGERVALPAPGLTPYLVGLLVLLGMLGTLLGMMTTLRGTGLALESAADLQAVRDSIAAPVAGLGFAFGTSIAGVAASAILGLLSALCRRERNQAVQGLDAAIATDLRGYSQAQRREESFKLLQRQAEAMPTLIERMQAMMTALEQHSQVAHERQTAAQQAFHERTEAAYARLASSVQDSLRDSIGDSVRASGAALQPMVDATMGAIAEQTRALHASVESAVQRQADGLAAGFAATASTVSGIWNGALADQGRAHEALVRDLRQSLDGVAETFGRGATDLLDNLSSRMQADAQRTEQAWSDALARQSAAHEELAASNREALSAATAGFQVQAAALVRGADDSHAQLQASLAARDEQRLALWSERFEALSGALDQRWQQAGEQVAERQQRICDALARTAEDIAAQAQTHAEGTLAEVARLVDAAAQAPKAAAELLHAAQTSHAELQATLESRDEQRLAAWTGAFEGMAANLGQRWEQAGEQASERQQAICDTLARTADEIAAQAQGHARDTIAEISRLVDAAAEAPKAAAEVVAELRQKLSDSMVRDTAMLEERNRLLATLETLLDAVDHASTEQRAAVDALLAASSQALEQVGSRFSERVEAETGKLGGLAAQVSVGAAEVASLGEAFGAAVQAFGESSEQLSERLLGVENALEKSLSRSDEQLGYYVAQAREVIDLSVLSQKQIIENLQQLAERRAGAEAA; encoded by the coding sequence ATGTCCAAGCACCCGCTGCACGCCTTCGTCTTTCTCGCCGGCCTGGCCGCCATCGTCTGGGTCGCCGCCGGTTATGTCGGCAGCCATCCGCTGGCGCTATCAGTCGCGGTCCTGATCGGCGCCTGTTACTGCGCCGGCGCCTTCGAGCTGCACCGCTATCGGCAGGCGACCGGCTCACTGCGCAGCGCGCTCGACGGCTTGTCCGCGCCGCCGCCGGCGCTGGGCGAATGGCTGCAGGCGTTGGACCCTTCGCTGCGCCAGGCGGTGCGCCTGCGCGTGGAAGGCGAGCGCGTGGCCTTGCCGGCGCCGGGGCTGACCCCGTACCTGGTCGGCTTGCTGGTGCTGCTGGGCATGCTCGGCACCCTGCTCGGCATGATGACCACCTTGCGCGGCACCGGTCTGGCGCTGGAAAGCGCCGCCGACCTGCAGGCGGTGCGCGACTCGATCGCCGCGCCGGTGGCCGGCCTGGGCTTCGCCTTCGGCACCTCGATCGCCGGCGTCGCCGCCTCGGCCATACTCGGCTTGTTGTCGGCGCTGTGCCGGCGCGAACGCAACCAGGCGGTGCAGGGCCTGGACGCGGCCATCGCGACGGATCTGCGCGGCTATTCGCAGGCGCAGCGCCGCGAAGAGTCGTTCAAGTTGCTGCAGCGCCAGGCCGAGGCCATGCCGACGCTGATCGAACGGATGCAGGCGATGATGACCGCGTTGGAGCAGCACAGCCAGGTCGCGCACGAACGCCAGACGGCGGCGCAACAAGCCTTCCACGAGCGCACCGAAGCGGCCTACGCGCGCCTGGCCTCGTCGGTGCAGGACTCGCTGCGCGACAGCATCGGCGACAGCGTGCGCGCCAGCGGCGCGGCGTTGCAGCCGATGGTCGACGCCACCATGGGCGCGATCGCCGAGCAGACCCGCGCGCTGCACGCCTCGGTCGAGTCGGCGGTGCAACGCCAGGCCGACGGATTGGCGGCGGGCTTCGCCGCCACCGCGAGCACGGTGAGCGGGATCTGGAACGGCGCCCTGGCCGACCAGGGCCGCGCCCATGAAGCGCTGGTGCGCGACCTGCGCCAGAGCCTGGACGGCGTCGCCGAAACCTTCGGTCGCGGCGCGACCGATCTGCTCGACAACCTTTCTTCGCGCATGCAGGCCGATGCGCAGCGCACGGAGCAGGCCTGGAGCGACGCCCTGGCGCGCCAGTCCGCTGCGCACGAGGAACTGGCGGCGAGCAATCGCGAAGCGCTGAGCGCGGCGACCGCCGGTTTCCAGGTCCAGGCCGCTGCGCTGGTGCGCGGCGCCGACGATTCGCATGCGCAGCTGCAGGCCAGCCTGGCGGCGCGCGACGAGCAGCGCCTGGCGCTCTGGTCGGAGCGCTTCGAAGCCCTGTCCGGCGCGCTGGACCAGCGCTGGCAGCAGGCCGGCGAGCAGGTCGCCGAGCGTCAGCAGCGGATCTGCGACGCCCTGGCCCGCACCGCCGAAGACATCGCCGCGCAGGCGCAAACCCATGCCGAGGGCACCCTCGCCGAGGTGGCGCGTCTGGTCGATGCCGCTGCGCAAGCGCCCAAGGCCGCAGCCGAACTGTTGCACGCCGCCCAGACCTCGCATGCCGAGCTGCAGGCGACGCTGGAGTCGCGCGACGAGCAGCGCCTGGCCGCGTGGACCGGCGCGTTCGAAGGCATGGCGGCGAATCTGGGCCAGCGCTGGGAGCAGGCCGGCGAGCAGGCGAGCGAGCGCCAGCAGGCGATCTGCGACACCCTGGCGCGCACCGCGGACGAGATCGCCGCCCAGGCTCAGGGCCATGCGCGCGACACGATCGCCGAGATCTCGCGCCTGGTCGATGCCGCCGCCGAAGCGCCCAAGGCCGCGGCCGAGGTGGTCGCCGAGCTGCGCCAGAAGCTGTCCGACAGCATGGTCCGCGATACCGCGATGCTGGAAGAGCGCAACCGCCTGCTGGCGACCCTGGAAACCCTGCTCGACGCGGTCGACCACGCCTCGACCGAACAGCGCGCGGCGGTCGACGCCCTGTTGGCCGCTTCGTCCCAGGCGCTGGAACAGGTCGGCAGCCGCTTCAGCGAACGGGTCGAGGCCGAAACCGGCAAGCTCGGCGGCCTGGCCGCGCAGGTCTCGGTCGGCGCGGCCGAAGTCGCCAGCCTGGGCGAGGCCTTCGGCGCGGCGGTTCAGGCGTTCGGCGAATCCAGCGAGCAGCTGTCCGAACGCCTGCTGGGGGTCGAGAACGCGCTCGAGAAGTCGCTGTCGCGCAGCGACGAGCAACTGGGCTACTACGTGGCGCAGGCGCGCGAGGTGATCGACCTGAGCGTGCTGTCGCAGAAGCAGATCATCGAGAACCTGCAGCAGCTGGCCGAACGCCGCGCCGGGGCCGAAGCGGCATGA
- a CDS encoding DUF3348 domain-containing protein, whose protein sequence is MEASRRATVRGPTFIRLLARLTHADIPQPSQPLSDRLSQWVDWTHSLTLSTALDAAPLAAAPGERVCADSEAAECAKVRSALSQAIAGDRAFATAEAGAPAALRVEETADYPFFRQRYLALQQTMEAGAGRLRERLRDRLSLGTPGMAQLAAVDQVMERALARRERALLGSAPALLGEHFERLRLAAQDEAAAAPRAQAWLDRFRRDMRSLLLAELDVRLQPAEGLLSALRNNS, encoded by the coding sequence ATGGAAGCTTCACGACGGGCGACGGTCCGTGGCCCGACGTTCATTCGCCTGCTCGCCCGCCTGACCCACGCCGATATACCGCAGCCGAGCCAGCCGCTGTCGGACCGCTTGAGCCAGTGGGTCGATTGGACGCATTCGCTGACCTTGTCGACCGCGCTCGACGCCGCCCCCTTGGCCGCCGCGCCGGGCGAACGCGTGTGCGCCGACAGCGAAGCGGCCGAGTGCGCCAAGGTGCGCAGCGCGCTGAGCCAGGCGATCGCCGGCGACCGCGCCTTCGCCACCGCCGAAGCGGGCGCGCCGGCTGCGCTGCGCGTCGAGGAAACCGCCGATTACCCGTTCTTCCGCCAACGCTACCTGGCCCTGCAGCAGACCATGGAAGCCGGCGCCGGCCGCCTGCGCGAACGCCTGCGCGACCGGCTCAGCCTGGGCACGCCGGGCATGGCGCAGCTGGCCGCGGTGGACCAGGTGATGGAACGCGCGCTGGCACGGCGCGAACGCGCCTTGCTGGGCTCGGCGCCGGCCTTGCTGGGCGAACACTTCGAACGCTTGCGCCTGGCGGCGCAGGACGAGGCGGCCGCGGCGCCGCGCGCTCAGGCGTGGCTGGACAGGTTCCGCCGCGACATGCGCAGCCTGCTGCTGGCCGAGCTGGATGTACGACTTCAACCGGCCGAGGGTTTGCTCTCGGCCCTGCGCAACAATTCATAA
- a CDS encoding YfbM family protein → MGMIGNFAALSPAQLQTLLDDPGAVHSFIYPDEDEPENHLDIDKAWHAIHYTLNGSAWEGEAPLFLAVLGGQAIGEDVGYGPVRYLSPVQVQAVSAALSAIDAAQFGARFSPAALDAAEIYPQIWQRDDQEGREYVLGYYLELAAFYREAAQRGDAVLAYIN, encoded by the coding sequence ATGGGGATGATCGGAAACTTCGCTGCGCTGTCGCCGGCGCAACTGCAAACCCTGCTCGACGATCCCGGTGCGGTACACAGCTTCATCTATCCGGATGAGGACGAACCGGAAAACCATCTGGACATCGACAAGGCCTGGCACGCGATCCATTACACCCTCAACGGCAGCGCCTGGGAGGGCGAAGCGCCCTTGTTCCTGGCGGTGCTGGGCGGGCAGGCGATCGGCGAGGACGTCGGCTACGGGCCGGTGCGCTACCTCAGTCCGGTCCAGGTCCAGGCCGTGTCGGCGGCCTTGTCGGCGATCGACGCGGCCCAGTTCGGCGCGCGATTCTCGCCCGCGGCCCTGGACGCGGCCGAGATCTATCCGCAGATCTGGCAGCGCGACGACCAGGAAGGGCGGGAATATGTGCTTGGGTATTATCTGGAGCTGGCGGCGTTCTACCGCGAGGCCGCGCAACGCGGCGATGCGGTGCTGGCCTATATCAATTGA
- a CDS encoding DUF11 domain-containing protein, with amino-acid sequence MRVIVICDCRPGQEGKTKTNTPGINNELDQADDTVERGAATTYTIVVSNAGPDAVTGALLTDPAGSRSGLSCTAPPTCSGAACPAGLTLAQLESGVTLGTLANGDSLTVTLTCTAN; translated from the coding sequence ATGAGAGTGATTGTCATTTGTGATTGTCGCCCCGGCCAAGAGGGCAAGACCAAGACCAATACGCCCGGCATCAACAACGAGCTCGACCAGGCCGACGACACCGTGGAGCGAGGGGCGGCCACGACCTACACCATCGTCGTCAGCAACGCCGGTCCCGACGCGGTGACCGGGGCGCTGCTGACCGACCCGGCCGGCAGCCGCAGCGGCCTGAGTTGCACGGCGCCGCCGACCTGCAGCGGCGCCGCCTGCCCGGCGGGGCTGACCTTGGCGCAACTGGAGTCGGGGGTGACCCTGGGTACGTTGGCCAATGGCGACAGCCTTACCGTGACGCTGACCTGTACCGCAAACTGA
- a CDS encoding sigma-70 family RNA polymerase sigma factor: protein MPSNAAVLTSLLVTERERLLRYLGRYLDRASAEDALQSMYFKVIAVAGEPPIADARNYLYRLAHHHAVDQGRSEARRRKLREAAAAWLDEEQEPDSAQVALAREELERVARAARALPEPSKRIFLLNRFEGLTQREIAERLGVSTTTVEKHIQRALRLLDQARNG, encoded by the coding sequence ATGCCTTCCAACGCCGCCGTCCTCACCTCGCTGCTGGTCACCGAGCGCGAGCGGTTGCTGCGGTATCTGGGCCGCTACCTCGACCGCGCGAGCGCCGAGGACGCGCTGCAGTCGATGTACTTCAAGGTGATCGCGGTCGCCGGCGAGCCGCCGATCGCCGACGCCCGCAACTACCTCTACCGGCTCGCCCACCACCACGCGGTCGACCAGGGCCGCAGCGAGGCGCGCCGGCGCAAGCTGCGCGAAGCCGCGGCGGCCTGGCTGGACGAGGAACAGGAGCCCGACAGCGCCCAGGTCGCGCTGGCGCGCGAGGAACTGGAACGGGTCGCGCGCGCCGCGCGCGCCCTGCCCGAGCCGTCGAAGCGGATCTTCCTGCTCAATCGCTTCGAAGGCCTGACCCAGCGCGAAATCGCCGAGCGCCTGGGGGTGTCGACGACCACGGTCGAGAAACACATCCAGCGCGCGCTGCGCCTGCTCGACCAGGCGCGCAACGGTTGA